In the genome of Lysobacter sp. 5GHs7-4, the window CCGTCTAGCGGGGAAAGGGCGAGCAGCTGGGCGTTGGGGTCGGCGGACATGGCATGAGAGGGCGGGAAACAGTCGAACATTCTAACAGCCCGGCGCTTTTGCCCGTTCGCGCCGCCCCGGTACGGCGCGGTACGGGACTAGCCGCGCCGCGCCGCGGACGCCATCATGGCGGCGCCAGCGCAGTCCGATGCCAGCCCGATGCGCCGCCCTTGCAAGCCGCGGCGGCGCCCCCGACCTTGATCGACGTGGCCCGCGCGCCCGCGCCCGCCACGGCCCGACACCCCACGACGCAATGGAGTTGGCAATGGCGACCCGACGCAAGACCCCGGCCGCGGCCGGTAAGACCGCCCCCCGCAAGTCCCCGACCCGCGCCGCCGCGGGCGCCGCGGCGTTCCGCCTCGAACACGACAGCATGGGCGAGCTGCGGGTGCCCGCGGCCGCGCTATGGGGCGCGCAGACCCAGCGCGCGGTGCAGAACTTCCCGATTTCCGGCGTGCCGATGCCGCGCGAATTCATCCGCGCGCTGGCCTACGTCAAGGCCGCCGCGGCCGAGGTCAACGGCGACCTGGAGCTGCTGGACGAAGGCCAGTGGCTGGCGATCCGCGACGCCGCGCTGGAGGTCGCCGGCGGCCGTCACGACGCCCAGTTCCCGATCGACGTGTTCCAGACCGGTTCCGGCACCTCCAGCAACATGAATGCCAACGAGGTGATCGCGACCCTGGCCACGCGCGCCGGCAAGGTCGCGATCCACCCCAACGACCACGTCAACCTGGGCCAGAGCTCCAACGACGTGATCCCGACCGCGATCCGCGTCTCGGCCAAGCTGGCCGCGACCGAATCGCTGCTGCCTGCGCTCAAGCACCTGCGCAAGACCATCGAGCGCCGCGCCAAGTCGCTGGCCAAGGTCACCAAGACCGGCCGCACCCACCTGATGGACGCGATGCCGCTGACCTTCGGCCAGGAATTCGGCGCCTGGGCGGCGCAACTGGCCTCGGCGCAGGAGCGCATCGAGGACAGCCTCAAGCGCCTGCGCCGGCTGCCGATCGGCGGCACCGCCATCGGCACCGGCATCAACGCCGATCCGCGCTTCGGCAAGGCCATGGCGCGTGCGCTGTCGTCGCTGGCCGGGACCAAGTTCGAATCGGCCCGCGACAAGTTCGAAGGCCTGGCGGCGCAGGACGACGCGGTCGAACTGTCCGGCCAGTTGTCGACGCTGGCGGTGGCGCTGAGCAAGATCGCCAACGACCTGCGCTGGATGAACGCCGGTCCGCTCGCCGGCCTGGGCGAGATCGAACTGCCGGCGCTGCAGCCGGGCAGCTCGATCATGCCGGGCAAGGTCAATCCGGTGATCCCGGAGGCGATGGCCATGGTCTGCGCGCAGGTGATCGGCCACCACGGCGCGATCACCGTCGCCGGCCAGAGCGGCAACTTCCAGCTCAACGTGATGCTGCCGCTGATCGCCTACGACCTGCTGGACTCGATCCGCCTGCTCGGCAACGCCATGCGCCTGCTCGCCGACAGCGCCATCGCCGGGCTCAAGGTGCGCGAGGACCGCGTGCGCGAGGCCTTGGACCGCAATCCCATCCTGGTCACCGCGCTCAATCCCATCATCGGTTACGAAAAAGCCGCCGCGATCGCCAAGCGCGCCTACAAGGAAGGCCGGCCGGTGTTGGAGGTCGCGATCGCCGAGACCGGCATGGCCGAGAAGGAATTGCGCCGATTGCTGGACCCGGCCGCGCTCACGCGTGGAGGCATCCACGCGGGTGCGGGCGGCGGTGGCTGAGGACGAACCTCAGCGTCCGTACGCAACCCGTTAAAGCGGTGGGTCGCAGCAGGCTCCGCAAGCGCAGCAAGTGGTGCCGCCGCAG includes:
- a CDS encoding class II fumarate hydratase, whose protein sequence is MGELRVPAAALWGAQTQRAVQNFPISGVPMPREFIRALAYVKAAAAEVNGDLELLDEGQWLAIRDAALEVAGGRHDAQFPIDVFQTGSGTSSNMNANEVIATLATRAGKVAIHPNDHVNLGQSSNDVIPTAIRVSAKLAATESLLPALKHLRKTIERRAKSLAKVTKTGRTHLMDAMPLTFGQEFGAWAAQLASAQERIEDSLKRLRRLPIGGTAIGTGINADPRFGKAMARALSSLAGTKFESARDKFEGLAAQDDAVELSGQLSTLAVALSKIANDLRWMNAGPLAGLGEIELPALQPGSSIMPGKVNPVIPEAMAMVCAQVIGHHGAITVAGQSGNFQLNVMLPLIAYDLLDSIRLLGNAMRLLADSAIAGLKVREDRVREALDRNPILVTALNPIIGYEKAAAIAKRAYKEGRPVLEVAIAETGMAEKELRRLLDPAALTRGGIHAGAGGGG